aaaaagagaattaaaaaaaaaatgcagtgaCTTCCAACCATTAACAAAACGTAAAAATGTATAAAacttaattgatataattaaaaaatttaggattaaattaataaaaattataatagggttaaaaaaaaaattggtaattttcgCTTGTTAAGGTAATAGTCCGCAGCTGGATATTAGGGTTTACTATTGTTATTAACAAATCAGAAACTTCAGAAAATTCTTGCATTACAGGTCATAGGACTCCACCAAGTATTCCAAGAACAGAAAGGAAACGAGTTCCCTTGAAATAAAGTTACAAGTTTGACACAGCTAAAATGACTAAACTACAGAGTGCACAAAATGGCTGGAGCAGATTAAATTAGTGCCGCAGCTGTTGCTCTaaaaggaagaacaaaaaagggTCAGCCATAAAAATCTGACGATGACTTTTCGACCATTCAATCAAAACATGTATTTACATCCAACCCATGAAACCCAACTACTCTTCGACCGTTTGGATCTCGCCCATAATGATCCAATTACTGACAACAataataaatcctaaaactgAAGGGCTGgccttcttccctttcttccccCTCTTCGTCGGGACCTCTTAAGAAATCGAGCTGCCCTAGATCATCAGAATTCACATCTCCGGCACCACTGACAAGAGGTGCCTTCCCATCATTCCGACTTTGAAAggcaatttcaaattttcaagcaCGTCTGCTGGTAACAATCCCTTGTAGTTCAGGAATTTGTCAATGAACTCATGATCCGGATCAAAGGATCCAAGATTCTCAATCAAAAGCGGCATCTCGGCCTCTGATCGTGACTGCTTCAAGCAATATTCCAGGAAACTTGTATCTACagaaaaataatgatgatgattgcATTATACTCGAGTGGAAGTAGATATCtgcaaaaatcaagaaaatgatattttgctACAATAACACGATCAAATGCACTAAggtccttttttattttgaagctTCATGCTCTTTACTAAGCTATATTACTGGTAAAGAAAATGTTGCATAGGCTTGAAATTGAGCAGTCATTACAAAGGTTCATTCACGCTCTTGCTGACaatcttttgtttcatttgctACCACTTATCGCATTATGAATGGTCCACAGAATGACCAAATTAAACTTTAAAGGAATACTGTAGAAAAGTGTGGGGAAGTACCTTTAATCCCAATAAGCCTCACACACTCACTTTCACACCAATCTTTGAAGTCCATGGCCTCTGCTCTGCAAGAGGTATTCAAAAATTGAATATCAGTAGGAGTCAATTTTCCGGCGGCGGTGTAGTCGcaatgagggggagagagattggattggattggattggatattcggtcgatggagatggaggaggaggaggaggaggaggaaagatgATTCCGGTtgcttagggcgcgtttggttgtgtttgtttaaaaattgttccagggaacgagaaatagaaaaagtatttcatgctcggggaacaatttttgaacaaaaatacgcgtttggtaaacttgttgggaataaaaaataaacgaaacatgtttggtaaatttggataatttttttatttcttttattttttctatttttttcttatttttcctttttttctttttttttttcatttttttttcttcttttggcggtcgccggccaaggccttgtcggcgacggcggcgaggggccgagctcgcccggcggcgggaggcgcggcctcgccgagccaccgccgtgcgaggccgaggctcgccgccgccgggcgaggtcggcctcgccgccctggcgagctcgaggcggatcgggcgagatcgagctcgcccgtgccggcgcgaggtcggcctcgccttgatccggcgaggccgagctcgccagccggcggcgaggcgcggcctcgccgggccacccggatcgggcgagatcaAGCTTGCCcgggcggcgaggtcggcctcgccatggtgggcgagctcgagctcgcccgagatccggcgaggccgacctcgcccggcggccggcgagcctcggcctcttAGAGCCACCGCGGTCGGCGTCGCAcagcggtggctcggcgaggccgaggctcgcccggccggctggcgaggtcggcctcgcggatctcgggcgagctcgagctcgcccaccaTGGCGAGGCGAGGCCGCCCGCCTaccgagcctcggcctcgccggggacggcgagcgtcggcctcgcgcCGGGGCGGCGAGCTCGCGTGGGCTGggaggccgccgccctcgtcggccggtcgccagaGCCATGGCGagggcggcgaccggccaaaagaaagaagaacaaaaaataagataaaaaaaaaaaaagaaaagtgtttcgatttgtgtttgaaacaagaaacaagtttttgtgtttcttgtttttgtttcttttgttcacaggaacaaaagaacaaaaggaacagaaacgcacacaaacgcgttttgttctttttgttcccagaacaaaaaaacagaaatttctgttcctgggaacagaaacaagttGCAACCATGCGGGCCCTTAGGAACGCGGAcacgagaggagagagaaaagagggagggTTCGTTCGTGGGGAGAGGAGAGATCGGGTGGAGCCGGCGCACGCCGAGTTATGGTGAGCCGCGTTGGTGGAGCGGTTGCTCCGTGAGGTCAAGTTCAAGGTCAAGATTGGAATTTCGGGGTTCCGGGCGGTGGGGAGGCGTGGACACGCGTGCGACAGGAGAGCTCCAATCCTATACAATGAAATTAATCACTTATTTTTCCTACTACTTTTTCTCCACTAAACCTTTTCTCATTATTTGGAACCGAATAGATAGCATTTAActcacattttattaattttttgaagaaataataaaataataaaatatacttAGTTGGTTTTGTTCAGTCAATCTTCAAAAATCGAACCATCAAGACACCAATTCCATTTTTAGGAACCGGAATTAAAACAACACTAGAACAAAATCAGCTAATCCGATTCATGTAAATCCACAATAGTAAGTaacaaaaatcttcaaatgtTGGGTATGctaaaaatgcaataattttactaatattttgtaaaaaattacTGACCATAAgtataaaaactaaaattttgaaGATAATTACCATTGAGGATATGTTTTGTaattatcttgattttttatctttatgttcttttgcttctcaaaacaaaacaaaaaaataatataaattgtCAGCTAATTATTCTATTTTGCTGGAATGGAAAAGTTGCCAAcgaatatatatggaacaaaaataaaagattaaaaaatctatttttttgttctcaagaacaaaaatgaataaaattatttctaaacaaAATTTTTTCTTAGAGATAGAAAAGTTATCAAATGCACCCTAATAAAGCTCTCCGTTAAAGAGTATCGCAATCATGAAAGCAagttcaaagagaaaaaaacaaaaagaattgcACTAAATTCAGATTTTTATAATCTTTCATTGAAATATGCTAGTGCGAAAATATTCAACCGTGCGAGACTAAAATTGCTAGATGTGAAGGGGCGATTCTAATTTGTCATTTGTCAAAACTTATTGGAGAATTACAACTATCAAGTATAATCACCAAAATCctgtttggttcggttttctCAAGAGGTTATGAGCTCTCAATGTTCCTTGAGGAAATTATTAGGCATTTGGCAAGCATTTTTGGAAGTACATTAACCAAATGTCGTATTAGAAATGTTAAAAGTCCAAAACAATTTCGCATCTACTTtgaacttttgacattttcgaAATACAAGTCCACTCTTACTTGCTCATttgctgacttttttttttttttttttttttttttgggtgcaatTGTTCATCTTATGGAGGCCGAGATCTAGAGAAGGCCAACCTTAGGCGAGGGTCGAAGGCTATATCTAGTGGAGGCCGACCTCAAGCGAGGCTACCAGAGGCCAACCAATCGCCGATGACCAAATCTAGCCACCGGATAGCCTCATCGGAGGTAAATCTGGCCGCCAGCGGTTGGCCAACTGTCGGACGATGACAATGCTTcattagatttgattttaatttttttttaaattaataaaagcccTTTGTAAATATagaatttaccaaacaatatttAATTTACCAAATAGTATTTACACCAAAGTCACTTTCCAATACACTTTAAAGTTAtaatttgccaaacactaaaGCATTTCGGAGAACTCCTCCCcattgcatttttccaatgggCCCTAAATATAAGTACCTTCGCTCATGACAATTTGAGGcattttaatatattatcattttattaggTGCAGAAAAAGCAGAAAATTGAATGTCAATGATCCCTAGAGTTGGCTGGCCTGTTGACTGTTGAGGAACTTACCAAAGGATCCAGTCAAGGGTCAAAATCCCGAACAACTCGGTTAGAAGATGCAGAGACTCTGCTATCATTTTATCGGCCAGGGTTCGACTTCAATGTCTCAACACATGCCGTGCCGACTTCTGTGATGCTTAGAAAGCTTCTCCAGGGTCAAGCAGCAGCAGAGGGCGAGCCTCATAACATAGACCGCAAAACAAGCATCAGGTCACCAGTGCACATACATTCGTAGAACACTAACCACCGCTTGCAGATTTTATCACCAGCTTAGAGTGCAATCAGTGCGTACAATTCATTGAAGTGCGTGTCAAAATGGCAAAAACAACTTATTGACACGGTACTCTATCAATGCTATAAGAACAGCAGATATGCCTCAAAATGCcgacagaaaaaaagaaggggggtGTTTCTTATGAGACTCAGGGCATTGCCGACTCAACAACAACATCCGCCTTGCTCTAAATTTTTTCCCTAGACTCCTGTCACGACTGAGTCATTGCTCTCGTAGAATTCCCCACGGCATGCTGCATTCTGTCATACCATTCACCTATTCGAGTATGCTCAACCATATCTTTCCCAGATTGGAGGTGCCGGATCGGCCTCAGCACGCCAAAAACAGCGAGATCAGCTAAATTAGGCTCTGCGCCACCTGTTGCAGATAACAACCAGAAAAGAGAGTCAAGTCTTGCAGCATTCTTCTCACTGCTTCTGACCAACCAATGAGCAGAACCGATTGAGCTTACCACAAAATGGCCTCCCTTTAAGAGCATCCACCCATGTTTCAGCAGCTTCATACAAGGCTGCGCGTTCATCTGTAATGTTGTgtctcttcttcaacttcttcgaCACCATATACATAGCTGCAGCTCCGCTGTACTTGGCAATTAACCTCTCCATGAAGCTGAAGTTGCCTATAATTGTGGATCCTCATCATACTATAATCATAATTCATTGAAGTATATAGAGCAAGTATGGTACTCAATAAGTAGATGTTCATCACAATTAGCAGGAGAAATACACCGAGGAGTACAGAAAAGGTGCACTCTAAACTGTTTGTTTAGAATAAAAAACATCACCAAAAGAAATTGTGAATCAAACTAGTATTTATTGAAACTATAGTACACAATAAATTCACAAGAtcagagagaaaaagaattgacAAACTAAAACAGGCAACAATAGAAAGGGATGAAAGTAGAGTATGGATCTCATAAAAGCTTAGAATACACTAGAAATAGATGAAACTAGAGTATAGATATTGGATCCTCTAAGCGCTTAGCAAAGACTTAAGAATATGAAAACTAGTGCACTTCAACTACAGGTCCTAGAGCCAAACCCTAGCCGAACAATGAATTACAGTGAGTCTAGTACTAAACatgattaaaagaaataaaagatcaCGATCAACAGCAACATTAGCCCAACCACAAAAGGTCAGATCAGTCACATGATGGAAGGAAGACCACATGGATGTTGATTGAGTCTTTGTGGTGCCTTTGCATGTCTAATGTTATATCATGAATCAGTTGCAAACTTTTGCCACAGTGTATGACTCTTAGTATCATAATTGTCTACGCATTTTACTGGGTTGTATGTGTCAAAAGATGTGGGCATTCAGAAAATCTAAACTCGTTTATcttcaaaaaaagaaacttcacaGATTCGCAGAAAGCTCTGGTTGTGCTCAAAACAGCTATGATCTGGGAATAAAAGATGGTTTCTGGATTCAAAACCCTACTATGCTCAAAACAGCTATGATCTAAGAATTAAGGATGCTTTAGAATTGATGTCCTACAATAGACAACAAGTGTGATACCATATCACTGCGGAAATACATGAAAACTTGAGCTGGTGGACCAAGCTCCCTATGGGGTTGACCAGAGTTTACTTGCTTTTTCCTTAAACAAACAGCTTGACTCATTGTCAACTCTTGCTGCTATACCAAAATAAACCTTTCCAGAAAAAGGGCACTGCCAAGTCAACTACTGTGAACTAAAGCATAACAACACACCTAGCTTAGCCTCACTGCTCATGTCTCAGTAGAAGGTAAACAATGATCaatgatgatcatgctctttcGAAAAATAGATGCTTAAGCACATCCATAGGTTGAGCTTCCATTGTCTACTTGCTAGCTACCGGTAAAATGCACAGTGCTTTCGCACAGCTTGTAGACAGCTCTTTCACTTGTAAAGCAATAGAAAGTACAGCTAAGTATTAAAGTAACAGTGCCAGCAAATATTTCCATGCTAATTGCTTCTTTTTGTTGGAATTGGAACAAGCTATCAACAGTTAGCAACTAAATGGggtaaaaattccaaaaaaaaaaggaaaaaaagacacAGATATGTTGCCAAAAACAACTCAGGAACACCAATGCATATGTTGTCCTTACCATGGGTAGTAATATAGTAGAATGACTCAAGGGCTTCTGAAGGAGTTCTGTATATATTTGGTGATAAAACATGAACCAAATGATTATCGACCCACCTACATCCAGTTGTATTACACACCAATGGTGAGTCAGTGACATTGTGTGAAACATAACAGGAGATGTCTAAGATAGCTTGGATGAAAGGAAATGAAGTCACAGAaaccccagaaaaaaaaagaaaatggcagaGAAGTTAATTGTACCCACGCCACTTCCTCTCCTCCTCATTTTCCGCCAAGTCATCAGGATGAATTTTTCCGAACAACTGATGCACACACCAAAATCGGTCATTGCAGAGTGTGACTGAAAATCAAAAGACCTTCAAAAACTTGCATGTTCGGCAGAATAGGCTTGAATACTCCAAAGTTAGATATCATTAATCGCATCAACATGAAAGAACAAGCATGAGATAAAAAGGATAAGGGGAATGACCAACAACCTGAAGAGTCATTCATCGGATTTCCATCTACCATCAGTATAGGCACCTTCTTGTAATCAGACCATTTGATCTCTTTCTTGCTGATGGGGTTGACCTCCACAACTTTGTACGGTATTTTGTAGTAATCCAAGAATgctgaaggaaaagaaaagaaaatcaaacaacatcATAATGAAATTAATGATACCCACATGCAAGATTAATAATGGACAACGACTGACGTACTAACAATCATGAGAGATGCCGTAATACCAGCAGCACAAGCGAAGGCACACTTCAGCATTTTAAATTCTCTCACTTTAGTTTGGTTTTCCTGGCCAAGAACTATCTTCCTACATATTCTGTAGATACTGGTTACGGTGTCCAATGCGATCCGATTAACTTCATTGTTATCATTTTACATTTCCCCAAGCCTCAACTTCCCTTTGTGATgataagaggaaaaaaggaatgCTACAAATACAAAGAAACCACTGTGAGCGAACAAAATCTGGAGGACACTCTGATTCGAACCAGAGAGAGGGATCAGCCAAAGCGTACATCCCCAAGATGCCTCTCTCAGTGCATACACACCACTAGACTGAATCTCTTACAGCAAAACTTCGCATGCTCAGCCTTCGAGGGCCAAAGAACACCGATTACTTCCCACGCAAACAAGAAGCAGCACGTACCGAAACGGCGAAGCGCTTCCCTCGCTGAACTATTCTAGCTTCTTAAGAGATTCTAGAGAAAGCCCGGTAGCTAACCTTTAACTTTGTTGCAGAAAGGGCAAGCCTCGTACTGGTAAAGGACGACGTCACCGGGGAGAAACCTCGCCCCTCGCGAGCCCTCTTCCCGAGCCGGAGACgtcgccgcggcggcggcggaggacaCGAGCCTGGCCCCCGCGGCGCCATTGGACGCGGAGGGGATCGACGGCCAGCGCCGGCCGGTCAGTACCTCGGAGAGCCACGGGGAGCTCGTGCCCACCCGGAGATCGCGGAGCGCGGCTCGAAGGAGGCGGTGCTGGGACGCGCCCGCGGCGGCTGCTCCGCCGGCCGCGGCGGCGCGGGTCAAAGCGGCGGCTCCTCTGATCGACCTCGTCGTCATCGTCCGAATTCCGGAACCGGGAGGGAACTTTTCAGTGCAAGAGTAATGGCGAAGCGGCGGGGAAGGGCAGCGGGAGGTGATTATAGtcataaatgatttattttattttgttcttgcGAACTGATTCTAAatatcttttctaaaagtttaaaatttctaattttgaaataaaattacgttgatagatttattaattctatttcaaattaatttttttaataaatttttcactttttttccttttttttttttttttttttttactcatctttttcttcttcttgtggctaGTCGTCGGATTGGCGGCGCGCCAGGCGTAAGACGGCAACCTCAGGAGCATCATCAACCTCGtcggtcgagcctcgccaaatgctgggaggccgagcctcgccagtggctgggCTTGTCTCCAGTAAGCTCGTCGAACCTCACTCTAGTTTGGCTAGCCTTTGGCGGCCAAAGAATGGTGGACGGCGGGGCGCGGCGAGAGGACGGCAAATGGCGGATGGCGGTtgcgagatggccgaaggaaagagttcttgattttgattctcaaattcgttccggaacaagaatcaacttttttttcttgattctattcccaatctgtttctcgaaacaaaatttttgatgaaaaatacaaattttcaaaatttcatttgtttaatataatttataaatattggCACATCATGCAATGTCGTctttaaaaatctaatttatatgATGTAGTCTATAAACTTTCAGTGCATATTCAATTTACTccaaaagtaaaaatgtttaatgacatcctttcattaattcaaattaagaGATAATATTGAATGTGTTTATATAATACAGGAAGTAGATTAAATATATGCTAAAGTTTGTGGacctattaaataaaataaaaatctacaaCTGACAAATGCATATTAGTTTAAAATTCAATAAcatgcattgaacaaattaaaaattcatgaacacatTACACATTGATCTAAAATTAAG
The window above is part of the Eucalyptus grandis isolate ANBG69807.140 chromosome 6, ASM1654582v1, whole genome shotgun sequence genome. Proteins encoded here:
- the LOC120294694 gene encoding prostaglandin E synthase 2-like, with protein sequence MTTRSIRGAAALTRAAAAGGAAAAGASQHRLLRAALRDLRVGTSSPWLSEVLTGRRWPSIPSASNGAAGARLVSSAAAAATSPAREEGSRGARFLPGDVVLYQYEACPFCNKVKAFLDYYKIPYKVVEVNPISKKEIKWSDYKKVPILMVDGNPMNDSSVTLCNDRFWCVHQLFGKIHPDDLAENEEERKWRGWVDNHLVHVLSPNIYRTPSEALESFYYITTHGNFSFMERLIAKYSGAAAMYMVSKKLKKRHNITDERAALYEAAETWVDALKGRPFCGGAEPNLADLAVFGVLRPIRHLQSGKDMVEHTRIGEWYDRMQHAVGNSTRAMTQS